One window from the genome of Maridesulfovibrio zosterae DSM 11974 encodes:
- a CDS encoding pentapeptide repeat-containing protein: MSTMNREQILAAIADNQTLKDVDLSGADLSGADLTGGRFHSVVMQGVNLSGANVLKTGFKNCDFSGADFENTDLTKVNLQGMSLAGANLKNARMHMATLQKTDFSGADMQGAELSWSMAQHSNFEGADMRSMKIVKSVMSHSNLDKVDILGSSLDRVVFNGSTFKGAKLKGATCFKIMMRGADLEGQDISGQLFSQVLLDSANLKGADFSGADMSMSNFMGADLSGANFRGATMRSCMFNGAVVRQADFSNADLTKSYFGGADATIADFSGANMVHAIFAKAICQATKFKGAHLQHSDFSHADLTHADFSRASMYRARLHCIIEKDTRWDGASLIMLQGTDKDLEEAENWFHKA; encoded by the coding sequence ATGAGCACAATGAACCGTGAACAGATACTGGCAGCCATAGCCGATAATCAGACTTTGAAAGATGTTGATCTCTCAGGGGCGGATCTTTCCGGTGCGGACCTGACCGGAGGGCGTTTTCATTCCGTTGTCATGCAGGGTGTGAATCTATCCGGTGCAAACGTACTCAAGACCGGATTCAAGAACTGCGATTTCAGCGGGGCGGATTTTGAAAATACCGATCTCACCAAGGTAAATCTGCAAGGTATGAGTCTTGCCGGGGCTAATCTTAAAAACGCCAGAATGCACATGGCAACCCTGCAAAAAACCGATTTCTCCGGCGCTGATATGCAAGGGGCTGAGCTTAGCTGGTCCATGGCGCAGCATTCGAATTTTGAAGGAGCAGATATGCGCTCCATGAAAATTGTGAAGTCCGTCATGTCTCATTCAAATCTGGATAAGGTCGATATTCTCGGCTCCAGTCTCGACCGTGTTGTCTTTAACGGGTCAACCTTTAAAGGGGCAAAGTTAAAAGGTGCAACCTGTTTCAAAATCATGATGCGGGGCGCAGACCTTGAGGGGCAGGATATTTCGGGGCAGCTCTTTTCGCAGGTATTGCTGGACAGTGCCAATTTGAAAGGAGCCGATTTCTCCGGCGCTGACATGAGTATGTCCAATTTCATGGGCGCAGATCTCAGCGGTGCAAATTTCCGTGGTGCCACCATGCGCAGCTGCATGTTCAACGGTGCGGTTGTCCGGCAGGCTGATTTTTCCAACGCCGATCTGACCAAAAGCTATTTCGGCGGTGCTGATGCAACCATTGCGGATTTTTCCGGCGCAAATATGGTCCATGCAATTTTTGCCAAAGCCATATGTCAGGCCACTAAATTCAAAGGTGCTCATCTACAGCATTCTGATTTTTCTCACGCTGACCTTACTCACGCAGATTTCAGCAGAGCCTCCATGTATCGGGCCAGGCTGCACTGTATAATTGAAAAAGATACCAGATGGGACGGAGCTTCGCTCATCATGCTGCAAGGCACAGACAAAGATCTCGAAGAAGCTGAAAACTGGTTTCACAAAGCATAA
- a CDS encoding type VI secretion system Vgr family protein, which produces MADSSKPKFTFESKAVDKNTFSVVNFKGTEGLSSIYRFSIMLLSEKSDLDLDSILQNPASLTIKRSDGDIPFHGMLASFEQLHKASGVIFYRAELVPKLWWTTLSHCNQIFLNETAQDFLGDALKKAGLKQGLNFDFKLQGSYPSWEYICQYDESYFNFISRWMERDGMYYYFEQSDQGEKMIITDTHISHSTMPEGTSLIYSQPSNLDYTKREEIVKNFMLKQQPLPKKVVLKDYNYRKPSLEMKSEAMVSQHGMGEIYIYGEHFLTPGDGDKLAEIRAQEFLCREKVFHGVSTVPYVRTGYIFEMKDHYRQDFNQRYLTTEVQHEGSQEAYLVSGLGLHLNKDEDRLYYRNSFSCIPAQTQFRPERKAVKPKFSGSMNAKVDAAGSGKYAELDSDGRYKVILPFDESGRDKGKATTWLRMAQPYGGADHGMHFPLHKGTEVLLTCVDGDPDRPIIQSAVPNPETPSLVTDKTQTMCLLTTGGQNQIHMQDMKGSESIKLYTPGSKTTLRMGSPANDAPTATPPPKSTDSGGDSGGDSGGDSGGDSGGDSGGDDEKTLWGFKFETANDFHIEGYNSRTLFLGNEFKTVAGSSEEIILGNDTKVFVLFKDDLRIGGALGINVGPAKEFSTSKSELELEVEHLKGEQTKIIGEQTRMSGEMTNLNVTCADMNENLATVQGEYDELSASHNTLKGETSKLAGQSSKLAGQVDAVWGEMDTVAGNLTHLCGEVTELSGDKSSVIGVMAKSIGDSTKLIGTSSTVTAETSSISTEMNNIAGLINNI; this is translated from the coding sequence ATGGCAGACAGCTCCAAGCCTAAATTCACATTTGAATCCAAAGCAGTAGATAAGAATACTTTCAGTGTCGTGAATTTCAAAGGCACGGAAGGACTTTCCTCCATCTACCGTTTCAGCATCATGCTTCTTTCGGAAAAGAGTGATCTGGACCTTGATTCTATCCTCCAGAATCCGGCCTCACTGACCATTAAACGCAGTGACGGAGATATTCCTTTTCACGGTATGCTTGCGTCATTTGAGCAGCTTCATAAAGCTTCGGGGGTGATTTTCTACCGTGCCGAGCTTGTTCCTAAATTATGGTGGACCACATTAAGTCACTGCAACCAGATTTTCCTTAATGAAACAGCGCAGGATTTTCTGGGGGACGCTCTTAAGAAAGCAGGTCTGAAGCAGGGGCTTAATTTTGATTTCAAGCTTCAGGGGTCCTATCCGTCATGGGAATATATCTGCCAGTATGATGAATCGTATTTCAATTTCATATCCCGCTGGATGGAGCGGGACGGTATGTATTATTATTTTGAACAGTCCGATCAGGGCGAGAAGATGATTATAACTGACACCCATATTTCGCATTCGACAATGCCTGAGGGAACATCATTAATCTATTCTCAGCCCAGTAATCTGGATTATACTAAACGTGAGGAGATAGTTAAAAACTTCATGCTCAAGCAGCAGCCGCTGCCTAAAAAGGTGGTGCTGAAGGATTATAATTACCGCAAACCCAGTCTGGAGATGAAATCCGAGGCCATGGTTTCCCAGCATGGTATGGGTGAGATTTATATTTACGGTGAACATTTTCTGACTCCGGGGGACGGTGATAAACTGGCTGAGATCAGAGCTCAGGAGTTTCTGTGCCGTGAAAAGGTTTTTCATGGAGTATCAACGGTTCCCTATGTGCGAACCGGATACATTTTTGAAATGAAGGATCATTACAGGCAGGATTTTAATCAACGTTATCTGACTACCGAAGTACAGCATGAAGGAAGTCAGGAAGCGTATCTTGTTTCCGGTCTGGGACTGCATCTGAATAAAGATGAGGACCGTCTTTACTACCGCAACTCATTTTCATGCATTCCGGCCCAGACCCAGTTCCGTCCCGAGCGTAAAGCTGTGAAACCGAAATTTTCAGGTTCCATGAATGCCAAGGTTGATGCCGCCGGCAGCGGTAAATATGCCGAGCTGGACAGTGACGGCCGTTACAAAGTGATCCTGCCTTTTGATGAATCAGGGCGTGACAAGGGTAAGGCCACCACATGGCTGCGTATGGCTCAGCCCTATGGAGGAGCTGATCATGGTATGCATTTTCCGCTGCATAAGGGTACGGAGGTTCTGCTTACCTGTGTGGACGGCGACCCAGACCGTCCGATTATTCAGTCCGCAGTGCCGAATCCTGAAACTCCCAGTCTGGTTACCGACAAAACCCAGACCATGTGCCTGCTGACCACCGGAGGGCAGAATCAGATTCATATGCAGGATATGAAGGGCAGTGAAAGCATAAAACTTTATACTCCCGGATCAAAGACAACCTTGCGTATGGGCTCACCGGCTAATGATGCACCCACTGCCACCCCGCCTCCCAAGAGTACTGACAGTGGCGGCGACAGTGGCGGCGACAGTGGCGGCGATAGCGGAGGGGACAGCGGTGGCGACAGCGGAGGGGATGACGAAAAGACCCTCTGGGGATTCAAGTTTGAAACAGCAAATGACTTTCACATTGAAGGCTATAATTCCAGAACTCTTTTTCTGGGTAACGAGTTTAAAACCGTAGCGGGTAGTTCCGAAGAAATTATTCTGGGCAACGATACCAAAGTTTTCGTACTTTTCAAGGATGACCTGCGCATCGGCGGAGCTCTCGGAATCAATGTCGGACCTGCTAAAGAGTTTTCAACCAGTAAGAGTGAACTTGAGCTTGAGGTGGAACATTTAAAAGGAGAACAGACAAAGATAATCGGCGAGCAGACCAGAATGTCCGGCGAAATGACCAATCTGAACGTCACCTGCGCAGATATGAATGAAAATCTGGCTACTGTTCAGGGTGAGTATGATGAGCTTTCCGCTTCTCACAATACCTTGAAGGGCGAAACCTCCAAACTTGCCGGACAGTCAAGCAAACTCGCCGGACAGGTTGACGCTGTCTGGGGTGAAATGGATACCGTGGCAGGTAATCTTACCCATCTGTGTGGAGAGGTCACCGAACTGTCAGGGGATAAATCCTCAGTTATAGGTGTTATGGCTAAAAGTATCGGAGACAGCACCAAGCTTATCGGAACCAGCTCCACCGTTACTGCCGAAACCAGTTCTATCTCAACAGAAATGAATAACATTGCCGGATTAATCAACAATATCTAG
- the tssH gene encoding type VI secretion system ATPase TssH — translation MINVDMKNLLSKLGTYSTNALHNAAGLCVSRTHYEVSVEHFFLKCLEDVNSDLPLILRQYGVEPARLTASLSDVLEDFKSGNSGKPVFSPMLIELFEDAWLISSVELGDTRIRSGAVLLAFLAKPNFYASGSYASLLAEVSRESLLKEFWTITKQSVEYKLPASAPGAGAGVSSGPAKGDGGFIERFCIDFTAKAKEGGIDPVFGRDPEMRQMVDILARRRKNNPILVGEPGVGKTAVIEGMALRITEGDVPEVLSGVTLLGLDMGLLEAGAGMKGEFENRLKGVIDEIKSSETPIILFIDEAHTLVGAGGSAGGADAANLLKPALARGELKTCAATTWTEYKKYFEKDPALARRFQLVKLAEPSVDTSTIILRGLRDSYEKSHKVIIRDDACVAAAVFSDRYIAGRFLPDKAIDLLDTTCARVKVNLSAKPAVLEDCERTVQALLREKKAVDRDRTNGVAVDEAHYKETDALIESKTKEADAIREHWLKEKEAAHVVLEARAKLQEAVTGERAAEADIDAAVTTEDSAETSAEATAEKGNETGNRAPLETLQEQLDKADKALAELQGENPMVQIEVTPDLVGRVVSDWTGIPVGKMARDEAKTVVDLDVRLKERIKGQDHGLAAIAEVIRASKAGIKNPDQPIGVFLLVGPSGVGKTETGLSLADLLFGDERSVVTINMSEFQEKHTVSRLIGSPPGYVGYGEGGMLTEAVRRQPYSVVLLDEVEKAHLDVMNTFYQVFDKGLLTDGEGKDINFKNTIIILTSNLATDVIQEMTGEGDDMPLDAVVSAVRPILSQHFKPALLARMNVVPYVSLNPEAMKMITRLKLGKLRKMLLNNNKMTLEYDEAVVDQIAARCTEVETGARNIEYILNGNVLPQMSKKILGHMTEGGMPTSVHLGVADDGSFSMEFSND, via the coding sequence ATGATAAATGTTGATATGAAAAATCTGCTTTCAAAACTAGGTACTTACAGCACAAACGCTTTGCACAATGCAGCCGGTTTATGCGTTTCACGCACTCATTATGAAGTTTCAGTCGAGCATTTTTTTCTGAAATGCCTTGAAGATGTGAACAGCGATCTACCTCTTATTCTTCGTCAGTACGGCGTGGAGCCTGCACGGCTCACCGCATCACTTTCCGATGTTCTGGAAGATTTCAAATCCGGTAATTCCGGCAAACCTGTATTTTCGCCCATGCTGATCGAGCTGTTTGAAGATGCATGGCTGATTTCATCGGTGGAACTGGGCGATACCCGTATCCGGTCCGGTGCGGTTCTGCTGGCCTTTCTTGCCAAGCCGAATTTTTATGCATCCGGTTCATATGCAAGCCTGCTTGCCGAGGTCAGCCGTGAATCGCTTTTAAAAGAATTCTGGACCATTACCAAACAAAGCGTTGAGTATAAACTTCCTGCCTCCGCTCCCGGCGCAGGGGCCGGTGTATCTTCCGGTCCTGCAAAAGGAGATGGCGGATTCATTGAACGGTTCTGCATAGATTTTACTGCCAAGGCTAAAGAAGGCGGTATTGATCCCGTCTTCGGGCGTGATCCTGAGATGCGTCAGATGGTCGATATTCTGGCCCGCCGCCGCAAAAATAATCCCATTTTAGTTGGTGAACCCGGCGTTGGTAAAACTGCCGTTATCGAAGGTATGGCCCTGCGTATAACCGAGGGCGATGTGCCTGAAGTTCTGAGCGGTGTAACTCTGCTGGGTCTTGATATGGGGCTTCTGGAAGCCGGAGCGGGTATGAAAGGGGAGTTTGAAAACAGACTTAAAGGGGTCATTGACGAAATCAAGTCCAGCGAAACTCCGATTATCCTTTTTATTGATGAAGCCCATACACTGGTGGGGGCCGGAGGTTCCGCCGGAGGTGCGGACGCAGCCAATCTGCTCAAGCCTGCACTTGCCAGAGGTGAACTTAAGACCTGCGCCGCCACAACATGGACGGAATACAAGAAATATTTTGAAAAAGATCCTGCGCTGGCCCGCCGTTTTCAACTGGTCAAGCTGGCAGAGCCTTCGGTTGATACTTCAACCATAATTCTGCGCGGCCTGCGGGACAGTTATGAAAAATCACATAAAGTAATTATCCGTGACGATGCCTGTGTTGCCGCCGCTGTTTTTTCAGACCGCTATATTGCGGGACGTTTTCTGCCGGATAAAGCAATTGATCTGCTGGATACGACCTGTGCAAGGGTGAAGGTCAATCTTTCGGCCAAACCGGCAGTGCTGGAAGATTGCGAGCGCACAGTTCAGGCGTTGCTGCGGGAGAAAAAGGCCGTTGATCGTGACCGCACCAACGGTGTTGCCGTTGATGAAGCACATTACAAGGAAACAGATGCTCTGATCGAATCCAAAACTAAAGAGGCCGATGCCATCCGTGAACACTGGCTGAAAGAAAAAGAAGCCGCGCACGTTGTCCTTGAAGCACGGGCAAAGCTTCAGGAGGCTGTCACCGGAGAGAGGGCTGCTGAAGCTGATATTGATGCAGCAGTTACCACTGAAGACAGTGCCGAAACATCAGCCGAAGCAACCGCTGAGAAAGGGAACGAAACCGGAAACAGAGCTCCGCTTGAGACTCTTCAGGAGCAACTTGATAAAGCGGATAAGGCTTTAGCTGAGTTGCAGGGCGAAAACCCCATGGTTCAGATTGAGGTTACACCCGACCTGGTGGGACGTGTAGTTTCCGACTGGACCGGAATTCCGGTTGGTAAAATGGCCCGTGATGAGGCTAAAACCGTTGTTGATCTTGATGTCCGGCTTAAAGAGCGGATCAAAGGTCAGGATCATGGACTTGCCGCTATTGCTGAAGTTATCCGTGCCTCCAAGGCCGGAATCAAAAATCCAGATCAGCCTATCGGTGTATTTCTGCTGGTTGGTCCGTCCGGTGTGGGTAAAACAGAGACAGGACTTTCACTGGCTGATCTGCTTTTCGGGGATGAACGATCGGTTGTAACAATCAATATGAGTGAATTTCAGGAAAAACATACCGTATCACGGCTTATCGGTTCGCCTCCGGGCTATGTGGGCTACGGTGAAGGCGGTATGCTTACCGAGGCTGTACGCCGCCAGCCATACAGTGTTGTGCTGCTTGATGAAGTTGAGAAGGCTCATCTGGATGTCATGAATACCTTCTATCAGGTTTTTGACAAAGGTCTGCTTACCGATGGTGAAGGCAAGGATATCAACTTCAAGAATACCATTATCATTCTGACTTCTAATCTGGCGACAGATGTGATTCAGGAAATGACCGGAGAGGGCGACGATATGCCGCTGGATGCCGTGGTTTCTGCGGTGCGGCCTATTTTGTCCCAGCATTTTAAACCGGCTCTGCTGGCCCGTATGAACGTTGTTCCCTACGTGAGCCTCAATCCGGAGGCCATGAAGATGATCACCCGGCTCAAGCTCGGTAAGCTCAGGAAAATGCTGCTGAACAATAATAAAATGACGCTGGAATATGATGAAGCTGTTGTGGATCAGATAGCGGCCCGCTGCACGGAAGTGGAGACCGGAGCCCGTAATATTGAATATATCCTTAACGGCAATGTTCTGCCGCAGATGTCTAAAAAGATTCTCGGACATATGACTGAAGGCGGCATGCCGACCTCGGTGCATTTAGGTGTTGCCGATGACGGTTCATTCAGTATGGAATTCTCCAACGATTAA
- a CDS encoding DUF2169 family type VI secretion system accessory protein, which produces MKIFKEKQHSFFPRPLGIGDKFYLSVGIMVFYDLNDPDNLLTEQELWKTVPGELGAKPVIDQGVPKPRSEFLVTGSCHAPRGTSRPASQVRVRVGDVDKKLNVFGDRYWKNGLITEAEPFVEMPVVWPNAYGGDGFAKNPQGKGIHKVPMPDGGDAVVLPNIELPDQQIGSPGQKPDPAGFGPLDMMWPQRTRKNGTYDEKWKNERWPFFPDDMNYEYFNMACEDQYAQDFFKGGEAVTIENMNADLLRIESSLPTHRMRCFVTLNSKFKPHVFPVGPLPSHQLSETDEFREVSTRLETAWFFPSIMRGLLIYRGTTEIVDEEGADVMRVLIRHEEHDADPKSIEHYRDLQIQLLDRGVDMDMSAADEAMKKAQKNLLKVKNIPKFADDIRQKALGNRPVMPASEPEEMMAKANAMIAEHNALLDKLEVMAKKAHAEHGHLVQINLGVFDKFRGKLTAIGSKMEETTGKLSAAKKKLEASRKAAIKDLSGKLKKIKPEHLKKAGLDPVEDIPEDFPFNKKVNPWHDRGFPLVAQGRRNLENDPKTVRKLTDLGLDRKTLKRAWIGALDEETAHLPADWGLEGDDEFRIPAGVIIPRFDGPVLNRIMRCDVDPDNLNEFLVPGSNEEPLFLPSSTLIDLPSLPAASGAPVIAVADELQALFMEQEAGDCCSVICLASPKDKPGKDAAEALKNAQAFLIVQPEKWAEDRKLKDVWAQWKETHKTAEPIELEHGVNVFQSHKKGSDIRQWVLDHLPKEYAGEHGIDMAAPEEGKSPGDDFLKGIVPPFPDIKALASGIKDEVKKSMEARFAPLKAKRESMLAEVNEKIAKYSKYDINPSKISMETRVGSKKSPTAIASEVAEKIRSKAADLKARKMIDPLKAEEMEAEAAKLDALGVKSEAMQADLLGKFKIKKLELKEGLKKLKDRVPPEKAIQKLKEHGLDPEAIRPLTREQVQHMYDQGRPFAGAILSGVDLSGLNLSGADFTGCQFKKTNFKEADLSGAKLVQVMAGGADFSKAILKGTILERGHFAKAVFKGSDLSQAQARQAAFKGADFSGASLCNADFDMSILEKTDFTKADLSGACINMSMVSGKADEADFRNARIKKCMFKGSSFNKTDFSKASINETLFNGATGEKVKFISANLDKIRTGRNCEFKGADFTNASLKGGALRETDLTGADFRGADFENAMVDNSMLVEANLNGASAKGARFNKSNLEGATMRAFNLFQGGFRKARLVDTDLRGSNLYAVDFYKAVVGRTRFEGANLKRSQLDGKLDLLDEE; this is translated from the coding sequence ATGAAAATATTCAAGGAAAAACAGCATTCATTCTTTCCCCGTCCGCTTGGTATCGGCGATAAGTTTTATCTGAGCGTCGGGATCATGGTTTTTTACGACCTTAATGATCCCGATAATCTGCTGACTGAACAGGAGCTGTGGAAAACCGTTCCCGGAGAACTCGGCGCAAAACCTGTGATTGATCAGGGTGTACCCAAGCCCCGAAGCGAGTTTCTGGTGACCGGATCATGCCATGCCCCGCGAGGTACAAGCCGTCCGGCTTCGCAGGTGCGGGTACGGGTCGGGGATGTAGATAAAAAGCTCAATGTTTTCGGCGACAGGTATTGGAAAAACGGGTTGATTACCGAGGCAGAACCTTTTGTGGAGATGCCAGTGGTCTGGCCTAATGCCTACGGCGGTGACGGATTTGCAAAGAATCCGCAGGGCAAGGGCATTCATAAAGTTCCCATGCCCGACGGCGGGGACGCTGTTGTGCTGCCGAATATAGAACTGCCGGATCAGCAGATAGGTTCACCGGGGCAGAAACCTGATCCTGCCGGATTCGGGCCTCTGGACATGATGTGGCCCCAGCGGACCCGAAAGAACGGGACTTATGATGAGAAATGGAAAAATGAACGCTGGCCCTTTTTTCCCGATGACATGAATTATGAATATTTCAACATGGCCTGCGAAGATCAGTATGCACAGGACTTTTTCAAGGGCGGGGAAGCTGTAACTATTGAAAATATGAACGCCGACCTGCTCCGTATTGAAAGTTCATTGCCAACACATAGAATGCGCTGTTTCGTGACTCTGAACAGTAAGTTTAAACCTCATGTTTTTCCGGTGGGACCGCTTCCTTCACATCAATTGAGCGAGACTGATGAGTTTCGTGAAGTCTCAACCCGCCTTGAAACCGCATGGTTTTTCCCGTCCATTATGCGGGGGCTGCTCATTTATCGCGGTACAACTGAAATTGTTGATGAAGAGGGCGCTGATGTTATGCGGGTCCTGATCCGCCATGAAGAGCATGATGCAGATCCGAAATCAATTGAACATTACCGCGACCTTCAGATTCAGCTTCTTGACCGTGGCGTTGATATGGATATGTCCGCCGCTGATGAGGCTATGAAAAAGGCACAGAAAAATCTGCTCAAGGTTAAAAATATTCCTAAGTTCGCCGATGATATCCGCCAGAAAGCTCTGGGAAACAGACCCGTAATGCCTGCTTCAGAACCGGAAGAGATGATGGCGAAAGCAAATGCCATGATTGCCGAGCATAACGCCCTGCTGGATAAACTTGAGGTCATGGCAAAAAAAGCCCATGCCGAACACGGTCATCTGGTGCAGATCAATCTGGGTGTTTTTGATAAATTCCGTGGTAAGCTGACTGCCATAGGCAGTAAGATGGAAGAGACTACAGGTAAGCTTTCAGCCGCTAAAAAAAAACTTGAGGCAAGCCGCAAGGCCGCCATTAAGGATCTGTCCGGCAAGCTGAAAAAAATTAAGCCGGAACATCTCAAAAAGGCCGGACTCGATCCTGTTGAAGATATACCCGAGGATTTTCCTTTTAATAAAAAAGTCAATCCATGGCATGACCGTGGTTTTCCACTGGTGGCGCAGGGTCGCAGAAATCTGGAGAATGACCCGAAAACAGTTCGTAAATTAACGGATCTAGGCCTTGATCGTAAAACTCTGAAAAGAGCGTGGATCGGTGCTCTTGATGAGGAAACTGCTCATCTGCCCGCAGACTGGGGGCTGGAAGGTGATGATGAATTCCGCATTCCGGCCGGAGTAATCATTCCCCGTTTTGACGGTCCGGTCCTTAACCGTATCATGCGCTGCGACGTTGATCCTGATAATCTCAATGAATTTCTGGTTCCAGGATCAAACGAAGAACCATTGTTTCTGCCCAGTTCAACTCTTATTGACCTGCCGTCACTGCCTGCGGCTTCCGGTGCGCCTGTAATTGCCGTGGCTGATGAATTGCAGGCTTTGTTCATGGAGCAGGAGGCCGGGGACTGCTGCTCGGTGATCTGCCTTGCCTCGCCGAAGGATAAACCGGGCAAGGATGCGGCTGAGGCCCTTAAAAATGCACAGGCTTTTCTGATAGTTCAGCCTGAAAAGTGGGCTGAGGACCGTAAGCTTAAAGATGTCTGGGCGCAGTGGAAAGAGACGCACAAAACAGCTGAACCTATTGAACTTGAGCACGGTGTGAATGTTTTTCAGTCTCATAAAAAGGGCAGTGATATCCGGCAGTGGGTTCTTGATCATCTGCCGAAAGAATATGCCGGAGAACACGGCATTGATATGGCAGCCCCTGAAGAGGGCAAGTCTCCCGGAGATGATTTTCTAAAAGGAATTGTACCGCCTTTTCCAGATATAAAAGCCCTTGCTTCCGGCATCAAGGATGAAGTTAAAAAAAGTATGGAGGCCAGATTTGCACCGCTTAAGGCCAAGCGGGAATCCATGCTGGCAGAAGTAAATGAAAAGATTGCCAAGTACTCCAAGTACGATATCAATCCGTCGAAGATTTCAATGGAGACACGTGTCGGCAGTAAGAAATCTCCAACTGCAATCGCCTCTGAAGTTGCTGAAAAAATCAGGAGCAAGGCCGCCGATCTTAAAGCACGTAAAATGATCGACCCGCTCAAGGCGGAAGAGATGGAGGCAGAGGCCGCAAAACTTGACGCCCTCGGAGTAAAGTCCGAGGCAATGCAGGCTGATCTGCTTGGTAAATTCAAGATCAAAAAGCTTGAGCTTAAGGAGGGACTTAAAAAACTTAAAGACCGTGTACCGCCTGAAAAAGCTATTCAGAAACTCAAGGAGCACGGTCTTGATCCCGAGGCCATCCGGCCTTTGACCCGTGAACAGGTGCAGCATATGTATGATCAGGGCAGGCCGTTTGCCGGAGCAATTCTTTCAGGTGTGGACCTTTCCGGCCTTAATCTTTCCGGCGCAGATTTTACCGGCTGTCAGTTTAAAAAAACCAATTTCAAGGAAGCTGATCTTTCCGGCGCAAAGCTGGTGCAGGTCATGGCCGGCGGAGCGGATTTCAGCAAAGCGATACTCAAAGGAACCATTCTTGAGCGGGGGCATTTTGCCAAGGCCGTATTCAAGGGCAGCGATCTCAGTCAGGCGCAGGCCAGACAGGCAGCATTCAAAGGAGCCGACTTTTCAGGAGCCAGCCTTTGCAACGCTGATTTCGACATGTCTATTCTGGAAAAAACCGATTTCACCAAGGCCGATCTTTCCGGTGCCTGCATAAACATGAGCATGGTCAGCGGCAAAGCCGATGAAGCGGATTTCCGTAATGCCCGGATTAAGAAATGTATGTTCAAAGGCAGTTCTTTCAACAAAACTGATTTCAGCAAGGCATCAATAAATGAAACTCTTTTTAATGGTGCCACAGGTGAGAAAGTTAAATTTATTTCTGCCAATCTCGATAAAATAAGGACCGGACGTAATTGTGAATTCAAAGGAGCAGATTTCACCAATGCCAGCCTCAAAGGAGGCGCTTTGCGTGAAACGGACCTGACCGGAGCTGATTTTCGCGGCGCAGATTTTGAGAATGCCATGGTCGATAACAGCATGCTGGTCGAGGCGAACTTAAACGGAGCATCTGCCAAGGGCGCACGCTTTAATAAGAGTAATCTTGAGGGCGCAACCATGCGGGCTTTCAACCTGTTTCAGGGTGGATTTCGTAAAGCCCGGCTGGTTGATACAGATCTGCGCGGCTCCAATCTCTATGCCGTTGATTTTTATAAGGCCGTTGTAGGCAGAACCCGTTTCGAAGGAGCAAATTTGAAACGCAGCCAACTGGATGGAAAACTTGATCTGCTGGATGAAGAATAA
- a CDS encoding DUF3540 domain-containing protein yields MNNLARQQENISPQLEYAKVVAVTETVRVSTSFSELDARRAVSCLVRPEAGDTVLISIDQQGEAWVLSVLIREEQTPTALEVEGDTLLRVKGGSLTVAPDTGLNCITAKAALQSDDIEVAAGKISLTARLFSSNISRVKKVAGTIDDISREFTRRTMNYFRFTKENEECQARSSRQLVEETMTVHSKNTVIVSEEHVKIDGELIHMG; encoded by the coding sequence ATGAATAATCTCGCTAGGCAACAGGAAAATATCAGTCCGCAGCTGGAATATGCAAAAGTCGTGGCTGTCACCGAAACCGTCCGGGTCAGTACCTCTTTCAGCGAACTCGATGCAAGGCGCGCCGTCAGCTGTCTGGTCCGGCCCGAAGCCGGTGATACTGTACTTATATCTATTGATCAGCAGGGCGAAGCATGGGTGCTGTCCGTACTCATCCGTGAAGAACAGACACCTACCGCACTCGAAGTAGAAGGGGATACCCTGCTCAGAGTCAAAGGCGGAAGTCTGACCGTTGCACCGGATACCGGACTTAACTGCATCACCGCAAAAGCCGCCCTGCAATCAGACGACATAGAAGTTGCCGCCGGAAAAATTTCCCTGACCGCCAGGCTGTTCAGCAGCAATATCAGCCGTGTAAAAAAAGTGGCCGGAACCATTGACGATATCAGCCGTGAATTCACCCGTCGGACCATGAACTATTTTCGGTTCACCAAAGAAAACGAAGAGTGTCAGGCCCGGTCCAGCAGGCAGCTGGTCGAGGAAACCATGACCGTTCACAGTAAGAATACCGTCATAGTCTCAGAGGAACACGTAAAAATAGACGGTGAACTTATACATATGGGATAG